Proteins co-encoded in one Euleptes europaea isolate rEulEur1 chromosome 1, rEulEur1.hap1, whole genome shotgun sequence genomic window:
- the LOC130477240 gene encoding LOW QUALITY PROTEIN: RNA 5'-monophosphate methyltransferase-like (The sequence of the model RefSeq protein was modified relative to this genomic sequence to represent the inferred CDS: inserted 2 bases in 1 codon; deleted 1 base in 1 codon), with protein sequence MAAPMSDCREALEGMEAAGLPGGAAPYGNFPDYARFHPPEGRVRLLPAGLLGRLFPNHPGRPLLGLDVGCNSGELSIALYRHLLGLQDNRDSPEGSTGGKDLSLLCCDIDSELIERAKQQSPFPGSVSYVTLDIMDPDTREPLLHSYLSEFGCSAFDICFCMSVTMWIHLNHGDSGLAVFLSCLASKCTYLLVEPQPWKCYRAAARRLRKLGRNDFDHFRSLAINGDMVEKITQILTQDCAMELLCCFGNTSWDRSLLLFKSTSVAKCXEHHFAGRTGGDSQIFHSLRAKKVLGKMHHHIHKLVSTAQTEAVEDGFI encoded by the exons ATGGCGGCGCCCATGAGCGACTGCCGCGAGGCGTTG GAGGGCATGGAGGCCGCCGGCCTACCCGGCGGGGCGGCTCCGTACGGGAACTTCCCCGACTACGCTCGCTTCCACCCGCCGGAGGGACGCGTCCGCCTCCTGCCTGCCGGGCTGCTGGGCCGGCTGTTCCCAAATCACCCGGGGAGGCCGCTTCTGGGGCTGGACGTAGGGTGCAACTCCGGG GAGCTCAGCATTGCCCTCTACAGACATCTTCTTGGACTGCAAGACAACAGAGACAGCCCAGAAGGTTCTACGGGTGGGAAGGACCTGAGCCTCCTTTGCTGTGACATCGATAGTGAGCTGATCGAGCGAGCCAAGCAGCAAAGCCCCTTCCCTGGCTCCGTGTCTTATGTCACCCTCGATATCATGGACCCCGATACCAGGGAGCCTCTGCTGCACTCCTATCTGAGCGAGTTTGGATGCTCCGCTTTCGACATTTGCTTCTGCATGTCTGTGACCATGTGGATCCACCTGAATCATGGGGACAGTGGCCTGGCGGTGTTCTTGTCCTGCCTCGCCTCCAAGTGCACGTACCTGCTTGTGGAACCACAGCCGTGGAAGTGCTACCGAGCTGCCGCCCGGCGCCTGCGGAAGCTGGGCAGGAATGACTTTGACCACTTCCGCTCGCTCGCCATCAACGGGGACATGGTGGAGAAGATAACCCAAATCTTGACCCAAGACTGTGCCATGGAGCTTCTGTGCTGCTTCGGGAACACCAGCTGGGACAGGAGccttttgctttttaaatccA CATCTGTTGCAAAGTG AGAACACCACTTTGCTGGGAGAACTGGAGGTGATTCACAAATATTTCATTCATTAAGGGCAAAGAAGGTGTTGGGTAAAATGCATCATCACATTCATAAACTTGTTTCTACAGCACAAACA GAGGCCgttgaagacggttttatttag